Part of the Candidatus Methylomirabilis lanthanidiphila genome is shown below.
TGGGCGGAGCGGTCTGGGGGATCCTGATCGGACTTGTCGGTGTTGTAGTGGTCCGGCAGCTCATGCGGATGACAGGGGTCGTGTATACGAGCCCATCTGGAGACAAGAAGAACCATCCGGCCTCCGGATCCGAAACCTTCCAGTAGTACCTTAAGGAGCCCAATAATGACTGCTCAACAGATTCGACTCACGTCGTTGTCGCATGGGGCCGGCTGAGCGTGCAAGATCAGCCCTGCTGATCTGGCCCAGGTGCTGGGCCAGCTTCCACAATTTAACGACCCTCGTATTCTGGTTGGAGCGGAGACAGCCGATGACGCCGCCGTCTACCGACTGGACAGCGGACAGGCTATCGTTCAGACCGTGGACTACATTACCCCTGTGGTAGACGACCCGTATAGTTGCGGCCAGATCGCCGCTGCCAACTCCCTGAGCGATATCTACGCCATGGGGGCCACCCCACTGTTCGCCCTGAACATCGTTGGGTTCCCCACTGGATCGCTCCCGCTGAGCATCCTGGGGGAGATCCTGCGCGGCGGCGCCGACAAGGTTCGCGAGGCGGGCGCTCCAATTATCGGAGGACATAGCATCGATGATCCGGAACCAAAATACGGCCTCGTCGTCACCGGGTTGATCGACCCTACGAAGATCTTCAAGAACTCGACCGCCCGTATCGGGGACGATCTGGTGTTGACCAAACCGCTCGGCATCGGGATTATCACCACGGCAATCAAGCGCGGTAAGGCCACGCAACCAACAATCGACACGGCCGTCGCTTTGATGGCGACGCTAAATAAAGGCGCATCGGAGGCCATGGTGGCGGTGGGTGCGCACGCCTGCACGGATGTCACCGGCTTTGGACTGCTTGGTCACCTGCGCGAGATGACTGCGGGGAGCAAGACGGGAGCGCGGATATCGCTCTCGAAAGTCCCCGTTCTCTCCGAGGCCTGGGATCTGGTCCAGGAAGGGATCTGTCCCGGCGGGACCAAACGCAACTATGAATCGTTACAAGGGGCTATCGTCTGGAATCCGGAGATTCGCAACGAGTCCCAACTGATCCTGTGCGATGCCCAGACCTCCGGCGGCCTCCTGATCGCCGTGCCGAAGGACAGGACGACGGCCTTGATGCAGCGCCTGCGAGAGCGTGAGACACCCGCCGCCGCGCTCATCGGCGAGATCATCGAGGACCCGGATGGCCGAATCTGGGTAGAGCCATAATAGGAGATCAATATCAAAGAGGGAAATAACGCGGGGGGGCTTTCGTACAATCAGAACGCCGGCAGCGGATGGTGATGGCTAGAGCCTGGCAGATCTGATCCGTAGGGCGAGCGCTGCCGCCATGGCAACCAGCAGGAGCAACGCGGCGCTTTCCGACAGGGTTGGAATCGGTATATCAGTAGACGTGAAGGCGACCCCGGTGGGGGCCGTACCGACCGGGATCGGTACGCCGACTACGCTGTTAGTGGCCGTGGCGATGACGGAGACGGTATTCGAATTTTGATTCGGTACATACACTGATCCTCCATCAGGGCTTGCAGCCAGAAAGTTAGGTCTTTGCTCTACCGGGATAATAGTCGTGACGGTGTTGGTAGCCGT
Proteins encoded:
- the vgb_3 gene encoding Virginiamycin B lyase; the encoded protein is VIATATNTVVGSPIPVGSSPAGIAITPNGAAAYVANFNSNNVSVIETATNTVTTIIPVEQRPNFLAASPDGGSVYVPNQNSNTVSVIATATNSVVGVPIPVGTAPTGVAFTSTDIPIPTLSESAALLLLVAMAAALALRIRSARL
- a CDS encoding segregation protein B — protein: MLGQLPQFNDPRILVGAETADDAAVYRLDSGQAIVQTVDYITPVVDDPYSCGQIAAANSLSDIYAMGATPLFALNIVGFPTGSLPLSILGEILRGGADKVREAGAPIIGGHSIDDPEPKYGLVVTGLIDPTKIFKNSTARIGDDLVLTKPLGIGIITTAIKRGKATQPTIDTAVALMATLNKGASEAMVAVGAHACTDVTGFGLLGHLREMTAGSKTGARISLSKVPVLSEAWDLVQEGICPGGTKRNYESLQGAIVWNPEIRNESQLILCDAQTSGGLLIAVPKDRTTALMQRLRERETPAAALIGEIIEDPDGRIWVEP